The Rhodamnia argentea isolate NSW1041297 chromosome 10, ASM2092103v1, whole genome shotgun sequence sequence tttttttttttggtgaaacagAGTTTCTTCTTGGTTGACACTACCCTAGTTCATTACTCAAGCATAATAAGTCAGAACCGCAAACGCATCTGAATTTCATCAACAGTACATAATAATTTGTATCCGATCAAAGGAGTTGAACACAGCAAACACCAAATTAAGTGTTTTTCAGCCATTGGGAGAAAGGAAATACAGCCTATGACAAGCTTATTTCTGAATGTAGAAATGCTACCAAATGGGGACTTGTGACAGTAACACTACCAAATTCTCATGGCTGCCTTCCTAAGTCAATGGACACAGTCAAGTTTCCCTTCCATTGCTAAGGGAAAAAGTGTTTGTTTTATCCCAGATATACCATTAAACAGCAAACTCTAAATTCTTGCCCAAAGAATCGATAAATATCAGCGTCAGTACTAAAATAAAGCGTTTGAAAGGATGTCTTGAAAAGGATGAAGTCACTAATTCGCTCCTAATAGCACCAAGCAGCAAATAGAAGACCAAAGAAATAGTAAAAAACCTGTCAATGCAATTAGTTGGAAAAGCATTTAATAGCAGAAATGGAACATACATGGGACCTGTCTTACAGAAGTTAGTTAATCAAAGAAGATCGTAAATTGTGAAATAAATACACAACTTAGAGTAGATAACACAAAGAGGCCACTCGTATAAAAGAATCCATTTTCTAAAAGCCAACCATTCATTCTTACATAAAGAGGCCCTCAGTTCTTAACTAAACTTATGGCAATTTCTGTAAGGAACTATTTACATGGCAGAACTAGGTAAAGATCTTCATACCGCCCACAAATTGTACAGGACGAGTGACACAAACAACTATGAGGAGAATAAATATCAAGTTGCGTTAAGTCAGAATATCCAAACCGCATCTTAAATGGAACAAGAAAGGACACAAAAGATGAACAGAAACTTTGATAAATTAGAATGGaggaaaaggtaaagaaaaaaattgctctCATAACTTTTGAACCAACAAAAACTGATAGAGCTCCTATAATATAGCGATCAGCAGAGCTGGAGCCATGTACAATAACCTATGCTCTACGTCTGAAAGCCCATTATATGCATTGCATACGAAACTTCTAAGTTGTTCTGGCCAAAATTTGTGTGGGCACGCACCCTTACCCAATTCTCCTCAAACAGATGACCTCAAAACAGAGCTTTTTCATCCTACTTGCATTGGTGTTATTATCTACAACAACTGGGCAATTCTTAGCCTTTGCCATGCATCAAATTGAGCCAGCCAAATGCACCATCAAGTGCGGACTAATTTAAAGACGAGGGAAACACTGCCAGCCGCTTCCTTCATACTAGAACAAGGCTTGGCTGCGCCTCCGTGAGGATCTACCAAATACAGCAGTTAAACGACTTCTCCTCATAGATCCCGGTTCAGGATCAGCACCTGACCTGGACGATGAAGTTCGCCTCccaaagaatgaaaagaaactgCGAAATGCCCGACGCAAACCCCTCCTCTCTCTGGATATCCTATTATTTGAGTCCCATGAAATCCTCCTTGGAACCCCACCAGCATTGAACCCACCACCATCCATTTCAGTGTAAACAACGGGCAACTCCCTCTCAGCAGCTCTTCTTCCCCCTGTAAACCTCCCCACCGCAAACCCGCCTCGCGGGAGCCTCCATATTGTCAACCCAACTGTATCCTCCTCTCGTATCCCATCTCTATCATTCACATTGTTCACACTGCTTTGTATATCACTCACCAATTCATGCCGACACACGGGACACGAATTCCTTATCGAAAGCCAAGGCAATATACACTCTGCATGGTAAATGTGCTTACAAGGCATTTCTCTAGCTTCGCCATCAAGCTCAAAAGCTTCCTTACAAACCGCGCAATGCGATTCAGTATCTATATGATTCCCAATGATCTTAACCACAGGCATAGACTCAATCGCAGCCTTTGAAGCCGGGGAATTCTCCAACCTCCTAATCCCATTCATCTCTAATTGAGCCAGTTGATCAAGCAACCGATCAAACCCCGAACCCATCAAGAAATCCGACATACTCGTGGGCAACGGCCGCAAGCCAGAACCAGAGCCATCATCATAATACAACTCGTAATTGTTACCCCCATCGACTGCAGTTCCTTCGTCGCCGCCATCAGCTGCTCCACGGAGGACAATAACCGGATTAAAACGGGATCTGTCGCTGCCATTCCTTCTTCCACGTCGCAGTGTAGGGCTCGTGCTGCGGTCCGAATCGGACCCATTACCAGAGTACATAGCGGCCGCGGGGAACCGTTGGTGGGGAGGGATTGCGGATGGGGATTCGAGCTCTTCGACGAATCCGCCACCGCAATTGGGGCAGTTGATTGAGTCCAGATCCTGGGTCTCGACCCggatgacttgattgcacctgTGGCACCAGTACGAGTAATCCACGGACGCCATTGATACGCCTACACCAAAACTCGGACTAAAGCTCTAATTCTGTTCGGGGGATGACAAtcaaacgggaaaaaaaaaatggatcttGGGATGGAATTCTGGCGATGAAAGGGTCGAGATGCAAGAGCAACTGGATGAGAAAGGACAAGTAAGAGAAGGGAAATGACAAACGAACGGCGAAATTACGAATCGAAAGAGAACGAAAGGAAGGGGAAGTGAAACCCTAATTTTGAGGGAAGATGAGATGACAGAGAAAGTGAAAGATGGTGGGGGAAGAAGGTTGTCCTGTTGGGGAAAAAGAGAACCCTCTCCAGCAATAAGCATAAAGATGGCGTTAGCGTGGCGATTAAGCGTTTTCCATTTCATTTCGACATAGGATCGGTACAATGAAAAACTTTGAACTAAcacatctataataaatttatcttaaattattttttattacaaaaaatttcaaactcatatagttatgataaatttatttcaaactttttttttaccaccaaaaactttaaattgatacatctatgatagatttatcacaaattaaatttttttactacaaaaaaactcaaaccgatatacatgtaacaaatttaccctccattaaattagtttaatactaagaaaaattctaaattaatacacatgtaacaaacaaATGGTAACAATCCCAATCTGGTACACTCGTCAATTGCCACGTGACATACAATTTAGCATTTTAACGGTTAGattaaacgaaaaaaaaacggaaggtaaatttattatgaatgtaccagtttggggtaaaattgtcacaagtgtactagtttgagattttttgtaattaaaaaaataatttgaggtaaatttgttacagatgtatcggtttgggttttccatggtattaaccctttaataGATaggtttttaccaaaaaaaacaccctttaatagataggtttgtttgtttaggaaaaattttatactaataaaaaaaatacttttcaaaaaatcagttttatattttcaaataagaattagGAAATAAGACTTTGaaaaaagtcaccaaaaatctcaaactatatagaccgtgacacatttactctgaatttttctttttatgataaatttactgtaaaatttttcttgtaacattaaaaaccttaaaattgTATCTATATGGCACATTTATCATCCGCCAAAATTCAGTCAAATGAATTTTCAGCCTTATGATCCTCATCTTTATTTCACTTACGTAACATGAGTGCTGTGTCAACACGCTTTGCTTTTCGACATCTATGTATTTTTTAACGGTGCTCATTGATGGAATATTGACAGAGGGTAGATGTATCATACAGAtaaaatttttgggatttttggtgtatttaaaaaaaaaatctagggcaaatgtgtcacaattagacatagtttgaagtttttgatggcttaaaataattagttaacaaaaaatattttcattatcgacaataatttagtATGAATATTTCATGGGGGATAACAATGTTTTTCGCTCAATTATCATTGGAAATGATAtaagtgatattttttttaaaaaaattattttttttgtcactcattttcaacaaatcaaattgaaaggaCCTTGGAAGAAATTAAATCGAGCATCACGGAGTGCCACCATACGAAGGGATCCATCATTTCTGCTCGTGCATCCTCTTGAGAAACTTGGGAAAGAGTCCCGAAAAGAGCAGATGAGCAAAGGATCAATCGGTCAATCTCAACGTCCCGCCGAGGAACGCCAATCCTTTGTTGGAGGAAATGAGGAAAGATCAGAACCTGCGACCTGTTGTCATGCCATGGTGTCCATTGTTGAAAGAGGAAGCAGACAACTTGCCCCAACTCAATTGACTTCTGCTGCTATGAAAGATATGAGCAGAGAAACCAACGAGATGGCAGAAAAGAATCAAGCACAAGCCGAGGTCGAGGCTGCTTCTCCCCGGGTCGAAGGCGGAAGGCGGGGTGCACTGCGAGAGTGTGGTCAAGAAGGTCTTCTTGCCAATTAGCCAACAAGAGCTGGAAAAGAAGGTGGAAGGCCAACTTCTGACGCTGCCTGAAAAACTATATCAGAAGACGAGCAGCTCTCGCAAGCTTCGAGATGCCAATAGAATCTAAAAGACGGGATGGAAGATTCGGCGGATTGTTCAAAAACTTTTGAAGGCAATGATCATGATTCATTGTGCACCCAACGCTATTTTGTGCCCAAATGGATGGTATGCTCTCTCTTTCAGTCAAATGCCTGGGGAGTTCTTGAATCGTTTCATGAGCAGCATGGTGAGCCCAGAATCTTGGCATCCTTGTTGATAGTTAAGCAGTAGGAACACGAGATGCGGCCTAGGGCGTACCTTTGCACATTAATGTGGCAGCCTTCGAAGTTTCGAAGCTTGACTTGCTTGCAGCTAGCCATGGTAGCCTTTGCTCACGGGCTTTGTGCGTCACCCTGGGACATGTCCCTCGAACAATGAAATCATGGGATAATGTCTGAAGTGTCACGGACCAAATTCTCCCGTACCCTTGTCAGATAAAGAGTAGAGCTCTATGTTATCAAGGTGAAGAGTGGCTAATGCAGAAGGTATTATATAGTCGATAGGGTTTTTATGCTAGGAGTCTTGGAGTAGAATGAATACCATCTTAGAGGATCTTCAAAGGTGGGGTTGACCTCCTATGCATAAATTAGTCAGGAGCCTATGTCATTCTCCCGATAAGGCCATGACAGATCGAAACTAGTTGGTTGTACTAAAGTGTTTTGTATATCTCGCTCCAGGGACTGGATGCCCGAACTCGATTAAGCATGGTATGATCCGGTATGAGGATGCAATTCACCAACACTGTTCTTTAGTGATAATCTTTAGAAGGAAGCCTAGTATGGTGTTATCGACTCAATAGGCACCGAATGTACTATTTCGCTGCTACGAAACTGTTGGCCCGTGATAAATGGCGCCACACTCCTAACTCTACAAGTACGGGGGCATTGACACTGTTATCCTTCCACTCGAAGGACGCATCATCAAACATAACCATCTCCAACCTATTATCAGAATACATGTATCCAAGTATATTTGATAAAAGAGTCATCTAGTTAAAATATAAGAGTTTCTATAATCCACCAACGCACACATCTCCATCTAACAACTAAACTCACAAGTTCATCTCAATCATAAATAACTCATACAAAAAATTCCTACTATCAAGTTGCCTTTCTGAAAACATAAACACTCTCATCCTACTTGCGGTTTTCTGAAGAATCTGAAAAGCAAGTAAGACGAATGGAAT is a genomic window containing:
- the LOC115739844 gene encoding E3 ubiquitin-protein ligase RDUF2-like, with amino-acid sequence MASVDYSYWCHRCNQVIRVETQDLDSINCPNCGGGFVEELESPSAIPPHQRFPAAAMYSGNGSDSDRSTSPTLRRGRRNGSDRSRFNPVIVLRGAADGGDEGTAVDGGNNYELYYDDGSGSGLRPLPTSMSDFLMGSGFDRLLDQLAQLEMNGIRRLENSPASKAAIESMPVVKIIGNHIDTESHCAVCKEAFELDGEAREMPCKHIYHAECILPWLSIRNSCPVCRHELVSDIQSSVNNVNDRDGIREEDTVGLTIWRLPRGGFAVGRFTGGRRAAERELPVVYTEMDGGGFNAGGVPRRISWDSNNRISRERRGLRRAFRSFFSFFGRRTSSSRSGADPEPGSMRRSRLTAVFGRSSRRRSQALF